The Solibacillus sp. FSL R7-0668 genome includes the window ACATATTGAGCTGCTTTAATTTTGTTTACTAAAATTGAAGCATCACGGCCGATACCGCCAGCGTTAATTTCTAATGCTTGTACAACACCATCTGGATCGATGATGAATGTACCACGTTCAGCTAATCCATCTTCTTCGTTTAATACGTCGAATGCTTTAGAAATTGTGTGAGATGGGTCACCAATCATGATGTACTCAATTTTACCGATTGTATCAGAAGTGTCATGCCATGCTTTATGTGTGAAGTGTGTGTCAGTAGATACTGAGTATACTTCTACACCTAAAGATTTTAATGTAGCGTATTCGTTTTGTAAGTCTTCTAATTCCGTTGGGCAAACGAATGTGAAGTCTGCTGGGTAGAAGCAAACTACAGACCATTGTCCTTTGAAATCTTCTGATGATACGTCGATGAATTCACCTTTTTGGAATGCTTTTGCATTAAATTCTGCAATTTCTTTACCGATTAAAGCCATGTGTATTTCCTCCTAAAATGTATATAAATGATTAACATTATAATTATTATAAAATAATTATTATTACCATTAAGATTATCTTATATTAACCAATTTTAGTCAACCTATTCGCTCTAATAATAAATTACAGCCAATTCAATCGTCACAATCCAAACTTACCACCTACACCTCAGCTCTTACATCGATTATGCTGTTATTTTCTACTTAATGTCGTTTTTTATGCGGAAGGAAAAATCATTTTTCCGTATCACCACTTTATTTTTGTCTAAAATAATATTCTTATCCCAAAAAGTTCGTTTTTCGCCACAATGAGAAAAGAGCGAAATCGATGATAATCGAATCCACTCTTACGCTATTTCCTTCAATTCTCGCTTAAGTACTTTTTTATTCAATAATTGAGAAACAATCCATTACGCTGAGATTTTAACGCCGTCTCAATCCACTTAGAACAATTTTTCTAATTCGCCTGTATGATTTACTAATTTATCAAGCAATTCATCTAAGCGGTGCACCGATACCGAAACATCCTCTACCATTGATAATAGCTCCTCGCTGTTAGCTGCATTACTTTGAATACTTGAATACAGCTTAGAAAATATTTTATTTTCTTCGCTACTTCCTGCCTTTAAATGCTCCACTA containing:
- the ahpC gene encoding alkyl hydroperoxide reductase subunit C, which translates into the protein MALIGKEIAEFNAKAFQKGEFIDVSSEDFKGQWSVVCFYPADFTFVCPTELEDLQNEYATLKSLGVEVYSVSTDTHFTHKAWHDTSDTIGKIEYIMIGDPSHTISKAFDVLNEEDGLAERGTFIIDPDGVVQALEINAGGIGRDASILVNKIKAAQYVRNNPGEVCPAKWQEGGETLTPSLDLVGKI